The sequence CATAAACTACACCACCCCAGGTTCTACACTCTCGGAAAACTTCGACGGCTTGATCTCCTCAGGCAACGTCGGAAATGCATTTTCCGCGACTATCGGCGCACAGTCACCCATACCAAACCTAACCGGTTGGCAAGGAGCCAAAATCGCGGGAGCTGGCACCACCGCCACCAACTTCACAGCCAATGATGGAAGTGCAACCAGCGGCGGACTCTACAGCTACGGTCCTAACGGTTCAACTGATCGAGCACTCGGAGCCCTTGCGTCAGGTACAAACACCATGGCCTTCGGCGCAGCAATACTTAATCAGACCGGCATCACCCTCACAGAATTCACCATCACCTACGACGGCGAATTCTGGCGATCCTCTACAAATCAGCAAAACACCCTATCCTTCTTCTATGGATTCGATGTCACCCCGGGTGTCAGCCCTACAAACTTCCTCTCCTCCACAGGGATGATCGCACACACTCCACTCGACCTAGTTGGTCCCAGCCCAGTAACAAACAGCGCTGCACTAGACGGCAACCTCGCCGCCAACCGCACCGCAGGCATCACATCCACTATCACAGGCTTAAACTGGCAACCGGGTCAGATCCTCTTCATCGCTTGGAGAGATTTTGATAATACCGGAAGCGATGCCGGACTCGCCGTAGACAACTTCACCTTCACAGCAATCCCCGAGCCCTCCACTTGGGCCCTCATCGCCCTCGGCATCGGATTCCTCCTCTTCCGCCTTCGCCGCAAAAACGCCTAACCCGCATCACTTCTAACCCACTCAAAGGTGGCATAGACTTCGGTCTATGCCACTTTTTTTTTAATAACAGCAAAACTTACCTCTAGCCACGCCACTGCTTACAAGTATAATACGCACTTAATGTGGCGACTCAGCCTCACCCTATTTCTTACGACAATAATACATCTCCATGCATTGGCAGACTATTCTGCTATCGCTTCAGACTCTCCCCCTGAAACCACCCCCATCTTCCCACTCGAAGACATACGCCCCGGCCTCACCGGCACCACCTACACCGTCCTACAAGGCACCGAGATTGTCCCCATCCAAACCACAATCCTCGGCACCGCCTACAACATGCTCGGCCCAGGTCTCCACCTCATCATCGCCAAACTCACCGACGAAAAAACCGCCCTCACCGGCGCCGTCCATGGCATGAGCGGGAGCCCTCTTTACATCGAAGGCAAACTCGCCGGCGCCCTCTCACGCCGAATCACCCTCTTCGAAAAAGACGGTCACTGCGGCTTCACCCCCATCCAAGACATGCTCACCGTCAATCAAATGATGCCACCCCACAACACCTCCCTCTCCCCTTCCCCCACCACCCTACACTTCACTAAGCTCTACCCACACCTCACCACAACACATCCACCCAAGCAAAAAACAAAATTCCTCCCCATAAGTCACACCCGACCCCCCCACTCCCTCCACTTCCTCTCCCAACAAATCCAGCCCCTCGCCATCCCCCTCACCTACACCGGCCTCTCCCCACAAAACGCCGAACTCCTCCTCTCCCGATTCCCCCTTCCCATCGCCAACAACAACTACATCCCCATCCCCGCCGCTGCATCACGGCCACACCCCCACCCCTCCCCCCATCCCCTCTCCAATCCCAACCTCCTCAAGCCCGGCTCGCCCGTCTCCGCCCTCCTCATGACCGGCGACATCCAAATCGGCGGCACCGGCACCCTCACATGGCGAGAAAGCAACCGCATCCTCGGCTTCGGCCACCCCATGTTCGCCTTCGGCGAAACCGAATTCCCCATGGCCAACGCAGAAATCATCTCCACCATCCCCAGCTACTTCCTCCCCTACAAACTTTCCAACATCGGACCCCCACTCGGCACCATCCTACAAGACCGCCTCTCCGCCATCGCCGGCCTCATCGGCCCATCCCCACACCTAGCCACCTACACCATCCACCGCGAACACAACCACAAACCCCTCCCCACACTCTCCGGCCAATTCATCAACCACCCCCTCATCACCCCCACCCTCCTCGCCTTCGCCTTCGCCGCCGCACTCGAAGGCTCCGACCAAACCTCCTCTCGCATCCTCACCGCAGACATCACCGCCTCCCTCCACCTCGAAAACCTCCCCACACTCGACCTCTCCCTCTTCCACTCCGGCCAAGACTTCGAAATCTTCGACGCCATCATCCAACAACTCCTCCCCCTCCTCACCCTCTACCGCCAAGACATCACCCCAGTCAAAGCCACACGACTCGACCTGCACGTCCACACCTCAGAAAAACAACACATCTGGACCATCGAAAAAGCCTCCACCGACTTCAACCTCTACCCACGCCAAGCCTCAATCCGCCTCACCACCACACTCCGCGAACGCCTCACCAACTCCACCCACACCCACACCCTCATCCTCCCCATCCCAGAAAACATCCGCCCCGGCACCCAACTCACCCTACGCATCGCCGGCGCACGCGAGCTCGACGCCCTCGACACACCCCCCCGCCTCAACTCCACCACCCACCTCCCCTCCATCATCCACACCCTCAACTCCCGCCGCCGCACCAACGCCCTCTACGCCCAAATCCTCACCCCCACCATCGGCCAAATCCTCGACACCCGCCCCATGCCCTCCCTCCCCCCCTCCATACTCAAACTCCTCGAACGCTCCACCACCTCCACACGCGCCCAACCGCTCCCCCACCACATCTGGACCGAGACCTCACTCCCCCTCCCCGCCCTCATCCAAGGCCTCATCGACCTCACCCTACAAGTTGACCGCCCCACCCAATCCCCCTAATGCATATTCAAAACAAAAACCTCACACTCCTCCACACTTCCACCACTCGAATCTCACCTCACAAACCAAAGCCATGAATCCATCTCTCCGCACCTCATCCCTCCTCATCACCGCCGCCCTCCTCCTCCACCTCACCCCCACCACCACCCACACCACCGAGCAACAACGCTTCACCCTCCAAACCTACGACGACTTCGCCCCCGGCGAAAACCCCACCACCACCCTCACCGCCGACGGCACCCTCCTCCCCGCACCCCTCCCCACACCCCTCGCAGAACCCACCGCCGAAAACATCTGGGCCATCCTCCCAGAAGCCGACAAACACTGGATCGGCACTGGCACCGACGGCCGCCTCTACCTCCTCAACGGCAAAAACCTCGAAGCCACAGAAAAATTCCAAGAAAACTTCATCCACAGCATCGTCCGCCGCCAATCCGGCAAAATCAACATCGCCACCTCCCCAGACGGAAAAATCTACGAACTCCGCGGCAAAGACAAACCCGCCGTCATCTTCGACCCCAAAGCCAAATACATCTGGAGCATGGTCTGCGACGCCCAAGACAATCTCTACATCGCCACCGGCACCGACGGCATCATCTACAAACTCAACCCACAAAACCAATCCGAAATCTACTACGACTCCGACGAAACCCACATCCGCACCCTCGCCCTCGACCCCCAAGGCCGACTCCTCGCCGGCTCAGCCAACTCCGGCTACCTCTACCTCATCCCCGCCAAAGACACCGCCGTCGTCCTCGCAGCCACAGGCCTCCAAGAAGTCAACAGCATCGCCGTCGCCCCACCCGACCTCATCTACTTCTCCGCCAACGCCACCCCACAACAACCCTCCACCAACCAATCCCCCAACCAAAACCAAACCCCCCAAAACTCCTTCCCCACCACCCCACGCCCACAATTCTTCCAAACCCGCCCCACCAACCCCTCACCCACCACCCCACGACCCGATCGCCAGTCCAGTCAACAAAAAGCCTCCCACCTCTACGCCCTCCACCTCCCCACACTCTACCCCCACAAAATCTGGGAAAGCGACGACACCATCTTCACCCTCACCCACCACCAAGACACCCTATACATTGGCACAGGCCCCGCAGGCTACCTCTACACCTACACCCCCACCACCCGCTCCATCAACCGCCTCCTCAAACTCCCCTCCGAATCCATCACCCACATCCTCCCCCTCAACCCCCAATCCTGGCTCATCGCCACCAACAACCCACCCCGCCTCTACACCCTCGACCCCAACACCCCCCACACTCCACACACCTACACCAGCCCCATCCTCGACGCCCAAATCCACTCCCAATGGGGACACCTCAAAATCCACGGCTCCCCCACCATCACCGCCCGCACACGCTCCGGCAACACCCCCACCCCAGACAAATCCTGGCACCCCTGGACCCCCACCCAAAACGGCCGCATCACCTCACCCCCCGCCCGCTACATCCAATACGAACTCACCCTCCCCCCCCACACCTCCCTCCACCGCATCGACCTCTACTACCTCAACAAAAACATCCCCCCACAAATCTCCCAATTCCACATCCTCCCCCCCAACGTCGCCTTCAACCTCATCCCCAACTCCCCCACATCCCCCCAATCCGTCACCCCCGACCAACTACTTAACTACCTCACTACCCCCCCCAGCTCCTCCTCCACCCCAAAACCCGAAACCAACCGCTTCCAACCCGAAGAACGCCGCGGCCTCCGCACCGCACTCTGGAAAGCCTCCGACCCCAACGGCGACAAACTCCGCTTCACCCTCCACTTCCAAAAAGCCGACGACCCCACACCCCACCTCCTCGCCGAAAAAATCAACGAAACCCTCTTCTCCTGGGACACCGCAGGCTGGCCAGACGGCCGCTACCGCCTCATCCTCACAGCCACCG is a genomic window of Candidatus Methylacidiphilales bacterium containing:
- a CDS encoding sporulation protein SpoOM produces the protein MWRLSLTLFLTTIIHLHALADYSAIASDSPPETTPIFPLEDIRPGLTGTTYTVLQGTEIVPIQTTILGTAYNMLGPGLHLIIAKLTDEKTALTGAVHGMSGSPLYIEGKLAGALSRRITLFEKDGHCGFTPIQDMLTVNQMMPPHNTSLSPSPTTLHFTKLYPHLTTTHPPKQKTKFLPISHTRPPHSLHFLSQQIQPLAIPLTYTGLSPQNAELLLSRFPLPIANNNYIPIPAAASRPHPHPSPHPLSNPNLLKPGSPVSALLMTGDIQIGGTGTLTWRESNRILGFGHPMFAFGETEFPMANAEIISTIPSYFLPYKLSNIGPPLGTILQDRLSAIAGLIGPSPHLATYTIHREHNHKPLPTLSGQFINHPLITPTLLAFAFAAALEGSDQTSSRILTADITASLHLENLPTLDLSLFHSGQDFEIFDAIIQQLLPLLTLYRQDITPVKATRLDLHVHTSEKQHIWTIEKASTDFNLYPRQASIRLTTTLRERLTNSTHTHTLILPIPENIRPGTQLTLRIAGARELDALDTPPRLNSTTHLPSIIHTLNSRRRTNALYAQILTPTIGQILDTRPMPSLPPSILKLLERSTTSTRAQPLPHHIWTETSLPLPALIQGLIDLTLQVDRPTQSP
- a CDS encoding WD40 repeat domain-containing protein, which translates into the protein MTAPPNPPNAYSKQKPHTPPHFHHSNLTSQTKAMNPSLRTSSLLITAALLLHLTPTTTHTTEQQRFTLQTYDDFAPGENPTTTLTADGTLLPAPLPTPLAEPTAENIWAILPEADKHWIGTGTDGRLYLLNGKNLEATEKFQENFIHSIVRRQSGKINIATSPDGKIYELRGKDKPAVIFDPKAKYIWSMVCDAQDNLYIATGTDGIIYKLNPQNQSEIYYDSDETHIRTLALDPQGRLLAGSANSGYLYLIPAKDTAVVLAATGLQEVNSIAVAPPDLIYFSANATPQQPSTNQSPNQNQTPQNSFPTTPRPQFFQTRPTNPSPTTPRPDRQSSQQKASHLYALHLPTLYPHKIWESDDTIFTLTHHQDTLYIGTGPAGYLYTYTPTTRSINRLLKLPSESITHILPLNPQSWLIATNNPPRLYTLDPNTPHTPHTYTSPILDAQIHSQWGHLKIHGSPTITARTRSGNTPTPDKSWHPWTPTQNGRITSPPARYIQYELTLPPHTSLHRIDLYYLNKNIPPQISQFHILPPNVAFNLIPNSPTSPQSVTPDQLLNYLTTPPSSSSTPKPETNRFQPEERRGLRTALWKASDPNGDKLRFTLHFQKADDPTPHLLAEKINETLFSWDTAGWPDGRYRLILTATDEPSNYKTNALTTTATSEIFYVDNTPPTIRVNRISPESIEFTIEEEASEITSVTTSTDGHEFLPAPPNDHIIDTPRETFTVTRDKGKPLFIRAEDACGNISSRFIEP
- a CDS encoding PEP-CTERM sorting domain-containing protein, with the translated sequence MKKLTPLLLVGLAAALPLARVHAQFINYTTPGSTLSENFDGLISSGNVGNAFSATIGAQSPIPNLTGWQGAKIAGAGTTATNFTANDGSATSGGLYSYGPNGSTDRALGALASGTNTMAFGAAILNQTGITLTEFTITYDGEFWRSSTNQQNTLSFFYGFDVTPGVSPTNFLSSTGMIAHTPLDLVGPSPVTNSAALDGNLAANRTAGITSTITGLNWQPGQILFIAWRDFDNTGSDAGLAVDNFTFTAIPEPSTWALIALGIGFLLFRLRRKNA